The following coding sequences are from one Culex quinquefasciatus strain JHB chromosome 1, VPISU_Cqui_1.0_pri_paternal, whole genome shotgun sequence window:
- the LOC119771095 gene encoding uncharacterized protein LOC119771095, protein MNNLTGYCCGICKAAVEKDGDLPFCDHCQQFFHYECAQLEKGVKDDSWRCPNCAAEMEVTQVIVKFDDLEKTLLELEAEAKRQEERIVAEQQLHKRRLELQQQTQQRQQEAERQMLALEQQLMEQQLAAEKQFQEQQKKNKEDFEAKMAQLKAEAKSTAGPSGISTPLRHPGVTIPEVPKPKPTPIPADSGEEGNGNEGDESGSDTSLTGTESSSSGDEREKEPPKQLRGPTKAQLTARQFLARKLPVFTGRCEEWPMFISSYETSNLACGFSNVENLARLQDSIREPALTNVRSLLLLPEKVPAAIETLRMLYGRPEQLLNTLLIKVRKADSPRSDRLESFIYFGVVVQQLVDHLEATHMNDHLVNPLLIRELVEKLPAGSKLEWIRFKKLKKHVSLRTFADFLSDIVTDASEATLFTEPQLQHQPQSRRDVKPKAGSRTHESYLHTHAAAENSGDTNHAGVNNKRPCRICDRTDHRVRNCEKFKQLKLEDRLDAVKKWQLCKLCLNEHGSVRCRMNFRCNVGNCKERHNALLHSDVPATVVNCNAHDVRARQPVIFRMIPVTLYNGGRSVNIIAFLDEGASYTLVDESITKLLNVRGAVQPLRIMWTAGVSRLEKQSENVCLSISARGVSTQFQIKNAHTVNELKLPEQTVCFADVVKEYNHLHDLPVADYRGAPKILIGLKDLHLYAPLESRIGGAGEPIAVKSKLGWTIYGPHENNAPAAGFVGHHACHQVSNQDLHDLLKNQYLLEETGISMALLPESDEDKRARSILESTTVRNGDRYETGLLWKADDTSFPDSYVMALKRLKSLERKLLKNDSLYDNVRRQIVEYQQKGYAHKASQQELAACDPRKVWYLPLNVVTHPKKPEKVRLVWDAAATVAGVSLNSQLLKGPDMLTSLPSVIFRFRERPVGFGGDIREMYHQLRIRKEDTNAQRFLFRNDPTAEPEVYIMDVATFGATCSPCAAQFVKNKNAEEFSKQYPEAAKAIVENHYVDDYYDSASTVDEAIQRAKEVRLIHSKAGFEIRNWVASSSEVVSALGEKEADQKVHLSQNKTTGYERVLGIVWNTSTDEFLFSAEMREDLERYLKGELRPTKRVVSSCVMSLFDPQGFLISFTIFGRILIQDLWRAGCDWDKAVDDEAWEKWKRWVSRLQEVEGVRIPRYYFQGAHDLNYETLELHVFCDASQCAYGAVAFFWIMSSMGPICALVSGKSKVAPLKLLSIPRLELQSDVVGSRLMNFVQENHTLKIAERFIWSDSEVALSWIHSDQRKYKQFVAFRVGEILTLTKQSEWRKVPSKLNLADMLTKWDKSTQQVQLNTPEEMRASVLYHSIIVTEQIIDPHNFSRWTVMVRSVACLARFRSNCRRKAKGLPIEALPLSKAMKGLVKRTVQAVPVPLKREEYQMAETYLWRWAQADYFPDEVTTLLKNLEFPADKKLPLEKSSVLYKLTPFLDEQKVMRVDGRLERATMIPFEVRFPVILPKGHPVTTKLLEYYHQKMGHAYFETAINELRQRFFIPNLRAELKRVMTACVKCKVEKSVPAIPRMAPLPVQRVTPHQRAFSYTGVDYFGPVAVTVGRRSEKRWVSLFTCLTTRAIHLEVVHSLTTQSCVMAIRRFACRRGMPIEFFSDNGTNFQGASKEIVRVDAECREEFTDARTSWNFNPPSAPHMGGAWERLVRSVKEALKAFDDGRKLTDEVLLTSLAEAEDLINTRPLTYLSTEAGSTEALTPNHFLRGVSTNDGTQRAESTSPAEALRDCYKRSQLLADCFWKRWIAEYLPTLNQRTKWHAEAEPIACGDVVYVVEGANRGNWVRGIVTEVFKGADRRIRQAMVRTCRGELKRPVSKLAVLEIQERKTGAKEAPPTRVTGRGDVGTAMNHPSAARETRQAKGNA, encoded by the exons atgaacAACCTCACTGGCTATTGCTGCGGGATCTGCAAGGCTGCGGTGGAAAAGGACGGTGATCTGCCCTTCTGCGACCACTGCCAGCAATTCTTCCACTACGAGTGCGCGCAGCTCGAGAAGGGCGTCAAGGACGATTCCTGGAGGTGCCCCAACTGCGCGGCCGAAATGGAAGTCACCCAGGTCATCGTGAAGTTTGACGACCTGGAAAAGACCCTGCTGGAGCTGGAAGCTGAAGCGAAGCGCCAGGAGGAGAGAATCGTCGCGGAACAACAGCTGCACAAACGTCGCCTGGAGCTGCAACAGCAAACACAGCAGCGTCAACAAGAGGCCGAAAGGCAGATGCTGGCCCTTGAGCAGCAGCTCATGGAGCAACAACTCGCTGCCGAGAAGCAGTTCCAGGAACAGCAGAAGAAGAATAAAGAAGATTTCGAGGCCAAGATGGCACAACTCAAGGCCGAGGCAAAGA GCACGGCTGGCCCCAGCGGAATCTCAACGCCGCTCCGGCATCCGGGAGTTACGATTCCAGAAGTACCCAAACCAAAACCGACTCCGATACCGGCGGACTCAGGTGAAGAGGGTAACGGCAACGAAGGAGACGAGTCCGGCTCGGACACAAGCCTAACGGGTACGGAATCCAGTTCGTCGGGCGATGAGCGGGAAAAAGAACCACCCAAGCAGCTACGGGGGCCAACGAAGGCGCAGCTTACTGCCCGCCAGTTCTTGGCCAGAAAACTGCCCGTATTCACTGGACGCTGCGAAGAGTGGCCAATGTTTATAAGCAGCTACGAGACGTCGAACCTGGCCTGCGGATTTTCGAACGTCGAGAACCTCGCCAGACTGCAAGACAGCATTCGGGAGCCAGCGTTGACCAACGTGCGCAGCCTACTGTTGCTGCCCGAGAAGGTCCCGGCGGCGATCGAAACTCTACGCATGCTGTACGGCCGGCCCGAACAGCTGCTCAACACGCTGCTGATCAAAGTACGGAAGGCCGACTCTCCCAGGTCGGATCGTCTGGAGTCGTTCATTTACTTCGGCGTCGTGGTCCAGCAGCTCGTAGACCACCTCGAGGCCACCCACATGAACGATCACCTGGTCAACCCACTGTTGATCCGAGAGCTGGTGGAGAAACTACCCGCCGGGTCGAAACTCGAATGGATTCGtttcaagaagctgaagaagcaCGTCTCGCTCCGAACTTTCGCTGACTTCCTATCGGACATCGTGACCGACGCTAGCGAGGCCACACTGTTCACCGAACCGCAGCTGCAACATCAGCCGCAGTCTCGCAGAGACGTCAAACCAAAAGCTGGATCCAGAACGCACGAAAGCTACCTTCACACTCACGCTGCTGCGGAGAATAGCGGAGACACAAACCATGCCGGTGTAAACAACAAAAGACCATGCAGGATTTGTGATCGCACCGACCATCGAGTCCGCAACTGTGAGAAGTTCAAGCAGCTGAAATTGGAGGATCGTTTGGACGCAGTCAAGAAGTGGCAACTCTGCAAGCTGTGCCTGAATGAGCACGGGTCTGTCCGCTGCCGGATGAACTTCAGGTGCAACGTGGGAAACTGCAAGGAACGGCACAACGCACTTCTGCACAGCGACGTCCCTGCAACGGTCGTCAACTGCAACGCTCACGATGTGCGGGCCAGACAGCCGGTGATCTTCAGGATGATTCCGGTCACGCTGTACAACGGCGGCAGATCGGTCAACATTATCGCGTTTCTGGACGAGGGAGCTTCGTACACGTTGGTGGACGAGTCCATCACGAAGTTGCTGAACGTCCGCGGCGCAGTTCAACCGCTGCGCATTATGTGGACCGCTGGAGTTTCAAGGCTGGAGAAACAATCGGAGAACGTCTGCCTGTCGATCTCTGCCAGAGGGGTGTCGACTCAGTTCCAGATCAAGAACGCCCACACCGTGAACGAGCTGAAGCTTCCGGAACAAACCGTGTGCTTCGCCGACGTCGTCAAGGAGTACAATCATCTGCACGATCTCCCGGTGGCAGATTACCGCGGCGCGCCGAAGATCTTGATTGGCTTGAAGGATCTGCACCTGTACGCGCCTCTCGAGTCTCGCATCGGCGGCGCTGGAGAACCAATCGCTGTAAAGTCGAAACTTGGTTGGACGATCTACGGTCCCCACGAGAACAACGCGCCAGCAGCTGGATTCGTAGGTCATCATGCTTGTCACCAAGTCTCTAACCAAGACCTGCATGATCTCCTGAAGAACCAGTACCTCCTCGAGGAAACTGGCATCTCCATGGCGCTGCTGCCGGAGTCGGACGAGGACAAGCGAGCCAGGTCGATTCTGGAGTCAACGACGGTGCGGAACGGAGATCGATACGAAACCGGCCTGTTATGGAAAGCGGACGACACAAGTTTCCCCGACAGCTACGTGATGGCGCTGAAAAGGTTGAAATCTCTGGAAAGAAAGCTGCTGAAGAACGACTCGCTGTACGACAACGTGCGGCGCCAAATCGTCGAGTATCAACAGAAGGGCTACGCGCACAAGGCCTCCCAGCAAGAACTGGCTGCGTGCGATCCGCGAAAGGTGTGGTACTTGCCGCTGAACGTGGTGACGCACCCCAAGAAGCCGGAGAAAGTACGCCTCGTGTGGGACGCGGCCGCTACTGTGGCGGGAGTCTCGCTCAACAGCCAGCTGCTCAAGGGGCCGGACATGCTGACGTCGCTTCCTTCCGTGATCTTCCGATTCCGTGAACGTCCTGTCGGATTTGGTGGTGATATCAGGGAAATGTATCACCAGCTGCGCATACGGAAGGAGGATACGAACGCCCAGAGGTTCCTGTTCCGGAACGACCCAACGGCCGAGCCTGAGGTGTACATCATGGACGTCGCCACCTTCGGGGCAACTTGTTCGCCGTGTGCCGCGcagtttgtgaaaaacaagaacgCGGAGGAGTTCTCGAAGCAGTATCCCGAGGCGGCGAAGGCAATCGTGGAGAACCATTATGTCGACGACTACTACGACAGCGCGTCGACGGTCGACGAAGCGATTCAGCGGGCGAAGGAGGTCAGACTCATCCACTCGAAAGCGGGCTTCGAGATCCGCAATTGGGTGGCCAGTTCAAGCGAGGTTGTCAGCGCGCTGGGCGAGAAGGAAGCCGATCAGAAAGTTCACCTCAGCCAAAACAAGACGACCGGTTACGAACGAGTACTGGGCATTGTGTGGAACACGAGCACCGACGAGTTCTTGTTCTCGGCCGAGATGAGAGAGGATCTGGAGCGGTACTTGAAAGGAGAGCTGCGGCCCACGAAGCGGGTGGTGTCGAGCTGCGTAATGAGCCTGTTCGACCCTCAAGGTTTTCTGATCTCGTTCACGATCTTCGGGCGGATTTTGATCCAGGACTTGTGGCGGGCTGGCTGTGATTGGGACAAGGCGGTCGACGACGAAGCGTGGGAGAAATGGAAGCGCTGGGTGAGTCGCCTGCAAGAAGTTGAAGgcgttcgaatcccgcggtacTACTTCCAGGGCGCGCACGATCTGAACTACGAGACGTTGGAGCTTCATGTGTTCTGCGACGCGAGTCAGTGCGCTTATGGTGCTGTCGCCTTCTTCTGGATTATGTCGTCGATGGGCCCAATCTGCGCGCTCGTGTCCGGGAAGTCAAAAGTGGCACCGCTGAAGCTGCTCAGCATCCCACGCTTGGAACTGCAGTCAGATGTGGTCGGCTCGAGACTCATGAACTTCGTGCAGGAGAACCACACCCTCAAGATTGCGGAACGATTCATCTGGTCAGACTCTGAAGTTGCTTTGTCGTGGATCCATTCTGACCAGCGAAAGTATAAGCAATTCGTTGCCTTTCGCGTCGGCGAAATTCTGACGCTGACCAAGCAGAGCGAGTGGCGGAAGGTGCCATCAAAGCTGAATCTGGCAGACATGCTCACCAAGTGGGACAAAAGCACA CAGCAGGTGCAGCTGAACACGCCCGAGGAGATGCGAGCGAGTGTGCTGTACCACAGCATCATTGTCACCGAGCAAATCATCGATCCTCACAACTTCTCTCGCTGGACGGTGATGGTAAGATCCGTGGCATGCCTGGCTCGATTTCGCTCCAATTGTCGCAGAAAAGCAAAGGGTTTGCCGATCGAAGCACTTCCTCTTTCGAAGGCGATGAAGGGGCTCGTGAAAAGGACCGTGCAAGCAGTTCCAGTCCCGCTGAAGAGGGAAGAATACCAGATGGCGGAAACATACTTGTGGAGATGGGCGCAAGCGGACTACTTCCCGGACGAGGTGACAACCCTTCTTAAAAACCTCGAATTCCCCGCGGACAAGAAGCTACCCCTGGAGAAGAGCAGCGTGCTGTACAAGCTGACCCCGTTCCTGGATGAGCAGAAAGTGATGCGAGTTGACGGTCGACTTGAGCGAGCTACCATGATTCCGTTTGAGGTTCGCTTTCCCGTCATCCTGCCCAAAGGTCATCCAGTGACAACGAAGCTGCTGGAGTACTATCACCAGAAGATGGGCCACGCGTACTTCGAGACGGCAATCAACGAGCTTCGGCAGCGTTTCTTCATCCCGAACCTACGAGCCGAGCTGAAGCGGGTGATGACGGCGTGCGTGAAGTGCAAGGTGGAGAAAAGCGTACCGGCGATCCCGAGAATGGCACCACTTCCAGTCCAGCGTGTGACTCCACATCAGCGGGCGTTCAGCTACACCGGGGTCGACTACTTCGGCCCAGTAGCAGTGACGGTCGGGCGGCGTTCCGAAAAGCGTTGGGTCAGCCTCTTCACGTGTTTGACCACGCGTGCCATCCATCTGGAAGTCGTGCATAGTTTGACCACACAGTCGTGCGTCATGGCTATCAGACGATTCGCTTGCCGGAGAGGAATGCCCATCGAGTTCTTCAGCGACAACGGCACGAACTTCCAGGGCGCGAGTAAGGAGATCGTACGCGTGGACGCGGAATGCAGAGAAGAGTTCACCGACGCCAGAACGAGCTGGAACTTCAACCCACCATCAGCGCCGCACATGGGCGGGGCCTGGGAGAGGCTTGTGAGGTCGGTCAAGGAAGCTCTGAAGGCGTTCGACGACGGGAGAAAGCTGACGGACGAAGTGTTGCTGACCAGTTTGGCGGAAGCGGAGGATCTCATCAACACACGTCCGCTGACGTACCTGTCAACCGAAGCAGGATCAACCGAAGCTCTCACGCCCAACCATTTCTTGCGAGGAGTGTCGACCAACGATGGAACTCAACGCGCGGAATCGACCAGTCCAGCCGAAGCTCTCCGAGACTGCTACAAGCGGTCGCAACTCCTTGCTGACTGCTTTTGGAAACGCTGGATTGCGGAGTACCTTCCAACCCTGAACCAACGGACGAAGTGGCACGCGGAGGCGGAGCCTATCGCGTGTGGAGATGTCGTCTACGTCGTGGAAGGCGCTAATCGCGGTAACTGGGTCCGGGGCATCGTGACGGAGGTCTTCAAGGGTGCCGATAGACGCATTCGGCAGGCGATGGTGAGGACATGCAGAGGAGAGCTGAAGCGGCCGGTGAGCAAACTGGCGGTGCTAGAAATCCAGGAGCGTAAAACTGGTGCGAAGGAGGCTCCACCCACCAGAGTTACGGGGCGGGGCGATGTTGGCACCGCGATGAACCATCCTAGCGCAGCACGTGAAACACGACAGGCAAAAGGGAACGCATAA